A genomic region of Eucalyptus grandis isolate ANBG69807.140 chromosome 5, ASM1654582v1, whole genome shotgun sequence contains the following coding sequences:
- the LOC104445290 gene encoding general transcription and DNA repair factor IIH subunit TFB2 isoform X3, with translation MPQVKIIARNFMDMVAALPAMKLDQLYQNAFICEAILRSLPPLAKKYVIQMLYIEEAVTTKSIEEWVLPDGLSKHKVAIDRLLQLRIFSEAFDRSSGTSYRLNPTFQSNLQKHITCGGVLPREPMPSNITARLPSLEDLAAFALEQWECFLLQLINSTQAEKMTNISPSMMRIFQRGLLTQRDKEPPRLTESGFQFLLMDTNAQLWYIIREYISNSEERDVDSADLISFLLELSFHATGEAYNMNTLTEVQRNTLKDLADLGLVKLQQGRKESWFIPTKLTTNLSVSLTDSSSRKEGFVVVETNFRIYAYSTSKLHCEILRLFSRIEYQLPNLIVGAITKESLYNAFDNGITADQIISFLQQNAHPRVAERVPSVPENVTDQVFDRLDCGNLILTGLR, from the exons ATGCCTCAGGTGAAGATCATCGCCAGGAACTTCATGGACATGGTCGCGGCCCTGCCCGCCATGAAGCTCGACCAGCTCTACCAGAACGCCTTCATCTGCGAGGCGATtctcag GTCGCTGCCCCCATTGGCGAAGAAGTACGTGATACAGATGCTGTACATCGAAGAGGCAGTGACAACCAAGTCGATCGAGGAGTGGGTCCTTCCGGACGGACTCTCCAAGCATAAAGTCGCGATCGACCGGCTGCTTCAGTTGAGGATCTTCTCTGAGGCTTTCGACAG AAGTAGTGGAACCAGCTACAGGCTAAATCCAACCTTTCAGTCTAACCTCCAGAAACACATAACCTGTGG AGGAGTTTTGCCAAGGGAACCAATGCCATCAAACATCACCGCCAGGCTCCCAAGCTTGGAGGATCTCGCGGCCTTTGCTCTTGAACAATGGGAG TGTTTTCTTCTGCAACTTATAAACTCAACCCAAGCTGAAAAGATGACGAATATAAGTCCCTCTATGATGAGAATCTTCCAAAGGGGACTTCTAACTCAGag GGACAAAGAACCTCCTAGGTTAACTGAGAGTGGCTTCCAGTTCTTG TTGATGGATACAAATGCACAACTATGGTACATCATCAGAGAATACATATCAAATTCTGAG GAGCGAGATGTAGATTCAGCTGATCTGATTTCATTTCTGCTTGAGCTTAGTTTTCATGCTACAGGAGAG GCATATAACATGAATACACTGACTGAAGTCCAGAGGAACACACTGAAGGACCTTGCTGACTTGGGCTTAGTCAAACTTCAACAA ggaagaaaagaaagttggtTCATACCAACCAAATTAACTACTAATCTCTCCGTGAGTTTGACTGATTCATCATCTAGAAAAGAG GGATTTGTTGTTGTGgaaacaaattttaggatttatgcGTACTCGACATCTAAGTTGCATTGTGAAATTCTGCGACTTTTCTCAAG AATTGAGTATCAGCTACCAAACCTTATAGTGGGGGCTATTACTAAAGAAAGCTTGTATAATGCATTTGACAATGGGATCACAGCAGATCAG attatttcttttctccaacaaaatgcGCATCCCCGTGTCGCAGAGAGAGTACCATCTGTTCCCGAAAATGTTACAGATCAG GTTTTTGACAGATTAGATTGTGGGAATCTGATCTTAACCGGGTTGAGATGA
- the LOC104445290 gene encoding general transcription and DNA repair factor IIH subunit TFB2 isoform X2: MPQVKIIARNFMDMVAALPAMKLDQLYQNAFICEAILRSLPPLAKKYVIQMLYIEEAVTTKSIEEWVLPDGLSKHKVAIDRLLQLRIFSEAFDSSGTSYRLNPTFQSNLQKHITCGGVLPREPMPSNITARLPSLEDLAAFALEQWECFLLQLINSTQAEKMTNISPSMMRIFQRGLLTQRDKEPPRLTESGFQFLLMDTNAQLWYIIREYISNSEERDVDSADLISFLLELSFHATGEAYNMNTLTEVQRNTLKDLADLGLVKLQQGRKESWFIPTKLTTNLSVSLTDSSSRKEGFVVVETNFRIYAYSTSKLHCEILRLFSRIEYQLPNLIVGAITKESLYNAFDNGITADQIISFLQQNAHPRVAERVPSVPENVTDQIRLWESDLNRVEMTPAHFYDEFPSRDVFEAACDFAREYGGLLWEDSKKMRLVVKTDVHMHMREHLRRQRQ, encoded by the exons ATGCCTCAGGTGAAGATCATCGCCAGGAACTTCATGGACATGGTCGCGGCCCTGCCCGCCATGAAGCTCGACCAGCTCTACCAGAACGCCTTCATCTGCGAGGCGATtctcag GTCGCTGCCCCCATTGGCGAAGAAGTACGTGATACAGATGCTGTACATCGAAGAGGCAGTGACAACCAAGTCGATCGAGGAGTGGGTCCTTCCGGACGGACTCTCCAAGCATAAAGTCGCGATCGACCGGCTGCTTCAGTTGAGGATCTTCTCTGAGGCTTTCGACAG TAGTGGAACCAGCTACAGGCTAAATCCAACCTTTCAGTCTAACCTCCAGAAACACATAACCTGTGG AGGAGTTTTGCCAAGGGAACCAATGCCATCAAACATCACCGCCAGGCTCCCAAGCTTGGAGGATCTCGCGGCCTTTGCTCTTGAACAATGGGAG TGTTTTCTTCTGCAACTTATAAACTCAACCCAAGCTGAAAAGATGACGAATATAAGTCCCTCTATGATGAGAATCTTCCAAAGGGGACTTCTAACTCAGag GGACAAAGAACCTCCTAGGTTAACTGAGAGTGGCTTCCAGTTCTTG TTGATGGATACAAATGCACAACTATGGTACATCATCAGAGAATACATATCAAATTCTGAG GAGCGAGATGTAGATTCAGCTGATCTGATTTCATTTCTGCTTGAGCTTAGTTTTCATGCTACAGGAGAG GCATATAACATGAATACACTGACTGAAGTCCAGAGGAACACACTGAAGGACCTTGCTGACTTGGGCTTAGTCAAACTTCAACAA ggaagaaaagaaagttggtTCATACCAACCAAATTAACTACTAATCTCTCCGTGAGTTTGACTGATTCATCATCTAGAAAAGAG GGATTTGTTGTTGTGgaaacaaattttaggatttatgcGTACTCGACATCTAAGTTGCATTGTGAAATTCTGCGACTTTTCTCAAG AATTGAGTATCAGCTACCAAACCTTATAGTGGGGGCTATTACTAAAGAAAGCTTGTATAATGCATTTGACAATGGGATCACAGCAGATCAG attatttcttttctccaacaaaatgcGCATCCCCGTGTCGCAGAGAGAGTACCATCTGTTCCCGAAAATGTTACAGATCAG ATTAGATTGTGGGAATCTGATCTTAACCGGGTTGAGATGACTCCTGCACATTTCTATGACGAATTTCCTTCTCGG GATGTCTTTGAGGCTGCCTGTGACTTTGCACGGGAGTACGGTGGTTTGTTGTGGGAGGATTCAAAGAAAATGAGGCTAGTAGTGAAGACAGATGTGCACATGCACATGAGAGAGCATCTTCGCCGCCAGAGGCAATAA
- the LOC104445290 gene encoding general transcription and DNA repair factor IIH subunit TFB2 isoform X1 translates to MPQVKIIARNFMDMVAALPAMKLDQLYQNAFICEAILRSLPPLAKKYVIQMLYIEEAVTTKSIEEWVLPDGLSKHKVAIDRLLQLRIFSEAFDRSSGTSYRLNPTFQSNLQKHITCGGVLPREPMPSNITARLPSLEDLAAFALEQWECFLLQLINSTQAEKMTNISPSMMRIFQRGLLTQRDKEPPRLTESGFQFLLMDTNAQLWYIIREYISNSEERDVDSADLISFLLELSFHATGEAYNMNTLTEVQRNTLKDLADLGLVKLQQGRKESWFIPTKLTTNLSVSLTDSSSRKEGFVVVETNFRIYAYSTSKLHCEILRLFSRIEYQLPNLIVGAITKESLYNAFDNGITADQIISFLQQNAHPRVAERVPSVPENVTDQIRLWESDLNRVEMTPAHFYDEFPSRDVFEAACDFAREYGGLLWEDSKKMRLVVKTDVHMHMREHLRRQRQ, encoded by the exons ATGCCTCAGGTGAAGATCATCGCCAGGAACTTCATGGACATGGTCGCGGCCCTGCCCGCCATGAAGCTCGACCAGCTCTACCAGAACGCCTTCATCTGCGAGGCGATtctcag GTCGCTGCCCCCATTGGCGAAGAAGTACGTGATACAGATGCTGTACATCGAAGAGGCAGTGACAACCAAGTCGATCGAGGAGTGGGTCCTTCCGGACGGACTCTCCAAGCATAAAGTCGCGATCGACCGGCTGCTTCAGTTGAGGATCTTCTCTGAGGCTTTCGACAG AAGTAGTGGAACCAGCTACAGGCTAAATCCAACCTTTCAGTCTAACCTCCAGAAACACATAACCTGTGG AGGAGTTTTGCCAAGGGAACCAATGCCATCAAACATCACCGCCAGGCTCCCAAGCTTGGAGGATCTCGCGGCCTTTGCTCTTGAACAATGGGAG TGTTTTCTTCTGCAACTTATAAACTCAACCCAAGCTGAAAAGATGACGAATATAAGTCCCTCTATGATGAGAATCTTCCAAAGGGGACTTCTAACTCAGag GGACAAAGAACCTCCTAGGTTAACTGAGAGTGGCTTCCAGTTCTTG TTGATGGATACAAATGCACAACTATGGTACATCATCAGAGAATACATATCAAATTCTGAG GAGCGAGATGTAGATTCAGCTGATCTGATTTCATTTCTGCTTGAGCTTAGTTTTCATGCTACAGGAGAG GCATATAACATGAATACACTGACTGAAGTCCAGAGGAACACACTGAAGGACCTTGCTGACTTGGGCTTAGTCAAACTTCAACAA ggaagaaaagaaagttggtTCATACCAACCAAATTAACTACTAATCTCTCCGTGAGTTTGACTGATTCATCATCTAGAAAAGAG GGATTTGTTGTTGTGgaaacaaattttaggatttatgcGTACTCGACATCTAAGTTGCATTGTGAAATTCTGCGACTTTTCTCAAG AATTGAGTATCAGCTACCAAACCTTATAGTGGGGGCTATTACTAAAGAAAGCTTGTATAATGCATTTGACAATGGGATCACAGCAGATCAG attatttcttttctccaacaaaatgcGCATCCCCGTGTCGCAGAGAGAGTACCATCTGTTCCCGAAAATGTTACAGATCAG ATTAGATTGTGGGAATCTGATCTTAACCGGGTTGAGATGACTCCTGCACATTTCTATGACGAATTTCCTTCTCGG GATGTCTTTGAGGCTGCCTGTGACTTTGCACGGGAGTACGGTGGTTTGTTGTGGGAGGATTCAAAGAAAATGAGGCTAGTAGTGAAGACAGATGTGCACATGCACATGAGAGAGCATCTTCGCCGCCAGAGGCAATAA
- the LOC104445178 gene encoding sphingolipid delta(4)-desaturase DES1-like, with product MVVAMEDHEDGVMATDFFWSYTDEPHTSRRRQILSQYPQIKQLFGPDPWAFLKITVAVLLQLGTATLLHDAGWLKILVISYFFGSFLNHNLFLAIHELSHNLAFSTPVYNRWLGIFANLPIGVPMSVTFQKYHLEHHRYQGVDGIDMDIPSLAEAYLVRNAFTKSIWVVLQLFFYALRPLFLKPKPPGIWEFANLVIQVSLDVSMVYYWGWKSFAYLILSTFVGGGLHPMAGHFISEHYVFKPDQETYSYYGPLNLMTWSVGYHNEHHDFPRIPGNKLHKVKEIAPEYYEGFDAYKSWSQVIYMYIMDCTVGPFSRMKRKPLATSKKSE from the exons atggtggtGGCGATGGAGGATCACGAAGACGGCGTGATGGCGACGGACTTCTTCTGGTCCTACACCGACGAGCCCCACACCTCGCGGCGGCGTCAGATCCTCTCTCAGTACCCTCAGATCAAGCAGCTCTTCGGCCCCGACCCCTGGGCCTTCCTCAAG ATTACTGTTGCAGTGCTGCTACAGCTAGGAACCGCTACTTTGCTCCATGATGCAGGGTGGCTAAAGATTCTGGTTATCTCCTATTTCTTTGGCTCTTTTCTCAACCACAATCTCTTTCTAGCCATCCATGAACTCAGCCACAATCTCGCATTCTCAACTCCGGTATACAACCGCTGGCTTGGAATATTCGCTAATCTCCCCATTGGTGTTCCCATGTCTGTAACCTTCCAAAAGTATCACCTGGAGCACCATCGCTACCAGGGAGTTGATGGGATAGATATGGACATTCCGAGCCTTGCTGAAGCCTATCTTGTGAGAAATGCTTTCACGAAATCCATATGGGTAGTCTTACAACTCTTCTTCTATGCTCTGCGACCTCTGTTTCTCAAACCTAAACCTCCTGGTATTTGGGagtttgccaatttagtcattcagGTGTCCCTCGATGTGTCCATGGTTTATTACTGGGGTTGGAAGTCTTTTGCTTATTTGATCCTTTCTACATTTGTTGGGGGTGGATTGCACCCAATGGCTGGTCACTTCATCTCAGAACACTACGTTTTCAAGCCAGACCAAGAGACATATTCCTACTATGGTCCCCTGAATCTTATGACATGGAGCGTGGGATACCACAATGAGCACCATGATTTCCCTAGGATTCCAGGAAACAAACTTCATAAGGTGAAGGAGATTGCACCAGAGTATTATGAGGGGTTTGATGCATATAAATCTTGGAGCCAGGTCATTTACATGTATATTATGGACTGCACTGTGGGGCCTTTCAGCCGAATGAAGAGGAAACCATTGGCGACTTCCAAGAAATCTGAATAG